Proteins from a single region of Prinia subflava isolate CZ2003 ecotype Zambia chromosome 10, Cam_Psub_1.2, whole genome shotgun sequence:
- the SLC6A9 gene encoding sodium- and chloride-dependent glycine transporter 1, whose translation MADKCSEGLLNGAVPGEQGKQEKSVKRGNWGNQIEFVLTSVGYAVGLGNVWRFPYLCYRNGGGAFMFPYFIMLVFCGIPLFFMELSFGQFASQGCLGVWRVSPMFKGVGYGMMVVSTYIGIYYNVVICIAFYYFFVSMTPVLPWTYCSNPWNTPDCVGVLDGNLSSRAALNITQLLNTTQKRTSPSEEYWRRYVLNLSDDIGNLGEVRLPLLGCLGVSWVVVFLCLIKGVKSSGKVVYFTATFPYVVLTILFVRGITLEGAVTGIMYYLTPQWDKILNAKVWGDAASQIFYSLGCAWGGLITMASYNKFHNNCYRDSIIISITNCATSVYAGFVIFSILGFMANHLGVDVSKVADHGPGLAFVAYPEALTLLPISPLWSILFFFMLILLGLGTQFCLLETLVTAIVDEVGNEWIIRKKTFVTLGVAVAGFLLGVPLTTQAGIYWLLLMDNYAASFSLVVISCIMCVAIMYIYGHRNYFKDIEMMLGFPPPLFFQICWRFISPAIIFFILVFTVIQYRPISYNEYVYPTWAISIGFLMALSSVICIPIYAIYKVCRSEGDTLLERLKNATKASKDWGPALPEHRSGRYAPAFSPSTESHLEVQPLQPEKGQSEAAAASPVQGSNGSAHSQDSRL comes from the exons AACGGCGCCGTGCCCGGGGAGCAGGGCAAGCAGGAGAAGAGCGTCAAGCGTGGCAACTGGGGCAACCAGATCGAGTTTGTGCTGACCAGCGTGGGCTATGCCGTGGGCCTAGGCAACGTCTGGCGCTTCCCATACCTCTGCTACCGCAATGGGGGAG GTGCCTTCATGTTCCCCTACTTCATCATGCTTGTGTTCTGCGGCATCCCCCTCTTCTTCATGGAGCTCTCCTTTGGGCAGTttgccagccagggctgccttgGCGTCTGGAGGGTCAGCCCCATGTTCAAAG GCGTGGGCTACGGGATGATGGTGGTGTCCACATACATCGGGATCTACTACAACGTGGTGATCTGTATTGCCTTCTACTACTTCTTTGTGTCCATGACGCCTGTGCTGCCCTGGACGTACTGCAGCAACCCCTGGAACACGCCCGACTGCGTGGGGGTGCTGGATGGGAACCTCTCCAGCCGTGCTGCCCTCAACATCACCCAGCTCCTCAACACCACCCAGAAGCGCACCAGCCCCAGTGAGGAGTACTGGAG GAGGTATGTGCTGAACCTGTCGGATGACATCGGGAACCTGGGCGAGGTGCGGCTGCCCCTCCTGGGCTGCCTTGGTGTCTCCTGGGTCGTGGTCTTCCTCTGCCTCATCAAGGGCGTGAAATCCTCGGGGAAG GTGGTGTATTTCACGGCCACCTTCCCCTATGTGGTGCTCACCATCCTCTTCGTGCGCGGCATCACGCTGGAGGGGGCCGTCACTGGCATCATGTACTACCTGACACCCCAGTGGGACAAGATCCTCAATGCCAAG GTGTGGGGTGATGCGGCCTCGCAGATCTTCTACTcgctgggctgtgcctggggcgGGCTCATCACCATGGCCTCCTACAACAAATTCCACAACAACTGCTACCG GGACAGCATCATCATCAGCATCACCAACTGTGCTACCAGCGTTTATGCTGGCTTCGTCATCTTCTCCATCCTGGGCTTCATGGCCAACCACCTGGGTGTGGATGTCTCCAAGGTGGCTGACCACGGGCCGGGCCTAGCCTTCGTCGCCTACCCTGAGGCCCTCACCTTGCTCCCCATCTCGCCACTGTGGTCCATTCTCTTCTTCTTTATGCTCATCCTCCTGGGACTGGGTACACAG TTCTGCCTGCTGGAGACTCTGGTCACGGCCATTGTGGATGAGGTGGGCAACGAATGGATCATCCGCAAGAAGACCTTTGTAACGCTGGGAGTGGCTGTGGCTGGCTTCCTGCTGGGCGTCCCGCTCACCACACAG GCGGGCATCTACTGGCTCCTGCTAATGGACAACTACGCCGCCAGCTTCTCCCTGGTGGTCATCTCCTGCATCATGTGTGTGGCCATCATGTACATCTATG GGCACCGGAACTACTTCAAGGACATTGAGATGATGCTGGGCTTTCCTCCTCCACTCTTCTTCCAGATCTGCTGGCGCTTCATCTCACCTGCAATCATATTT TTCATCCTGGTCTTCACAGTGATCCAGTACCGGCCCATCTCCTACAATGAGTATGTCTACCCTACCTGGGCCATCAGCATTGGCTTCCTCATGGCACTCTCTTCCGTCATCTGCATCCCTATCTACGCCATCTACAAAGTGTGCCGTTCTGAGGGGGACACACTGCTTGAG CGCTTGAAAAATGCTACCAAGGCAAGCAAGGACTGGGGCCCAGCGCTGCCAGAGCACCGCAGCGGGCGCTATGCCCCGGCGTTCAGCCCTTCCACCGAGTCCCACCTGgaggtgcagcccctgcagccagagaaggGCCAGAGTGAAGCGGCGGCTGCATCCCCCGTGCAGGGCAGCAATGGCTCAGCCCACAGCCAGGACTCCAGACTGTGA